The following are encoded in a window of Streptomyces sp. 11x1 genomic DNA:
- a CDS encoding ABC transporter ATP-binding protein has protein sequence MRRAYGDVIALDGVDLDFGVGTFTAVMGPSGSGKSTLLQCAAGLDRPSGGTVRVDGVELAGLSERRLTLLRRDRIGFVFQAFNLLPSLTAAQNVALPLRLAGRRPSRGAVREALARVGLAERAGHRPAQLSGGQQQRVALARALITRPAVLFGDEPTGALDTTTSREVLCLLRELVDRERQTTVMVTHDPVAASYADRVVFLVDGRVSGELVRPSVEAVAARMAGLERAATPGRAAGLERAAGDGVAGGVTC, from the coding sequence CTGCGGCGGGCCTACGGGGACGTCATCGCCCTCGACGGGGTGGACCTGGACTTCGGGGTCGGGACCTTCACCGCGGTGATGGGGCCTTCGGGGTCGGGGAAGTCGACGCTGTTGCAGTGCGCGGCGGGGCTGGACCGGCCGTCGGGCGGGACCGTGCGGGTCGACGGCGTGGAGCTGGCGGGGCTGAGCGAGAGGCGGCTGACGCTGCTGCGCCGGGACCGGATCGGATTCGTCTTCCAGGCCTTCAACCTCCTCCCCTCCCTGACCGCCGCGCAGAACGTCGCCCTGCCGCTGCGGCTCGCCGGGCGCCGCCCCTCGCGGGGTGCGGTACGCGAGGCCCTGGCCCGGGTGGGGCTGGCCGAGCGGGCCGGACACCGGCCGGCACAGCTGTCCGGCGGGCAGCAGCAGCGGGTCGCCCTGGCCCGCGCGCTGATCACCCGGCCCGCTGTTCTCTTCGGGGACGAGCCCACCGGGGCACTGGACACCACGACCAGCCGTGAAGTGCTGTGCCTGTTGCGGGAGTTGGTGGACCGGGAGAGACAGACCACGGTCATGGTGACCCACGATCCGGTGGCCGCGTCGTACGCGGACCGGGTGGTGTTCCTGGTCGACGGGCGGGTGAGCGGCGAACTGGTCCGGCCGTCGGTCGAGGCGGTGGCCGCGCGCATGGCGGGGCTGGAGCGGGCGGCGACGCCGGGGCGGGCCGCGGGGCTGGAGCGGGCTGCGGGTGACGGGGTCGCCGGAGGCGTGACGTGCTGA
- a CDS encoding ABC transporter permease, translated as MLTLSSLRTRWAALVGSFVAVTVGVGVMTAMGLGLAASLDPPARAPERFDSSPVVVAGQDRLTVEVRRGPGTARVSQKLVRPHPVDKRLLAELRKLGPVTTGAGGTDATDSDAAGADTGGVDAVGVDASVAEVRAVVGERARVVAGDARRQVDPSYERDAQALVAVNSLLGTAGGVAAFVSVFVTASTFAFVVALRRREFGLLRMAGATPGQVRRLLLGEAVAVGLVASGAGCALGAWGAPLLVRELVDGGVAPSWFAVPGAVVWPYHLAFWTGVSVALAGAWVAARRAGRTGPVEALREASVDTGVLPLSRRVIGGVLLVGGLGLLAWKVGTDPAELLKRKTYTTQPMLLITAVAALAPLLVRPVVRLVGAALPGAVGLLIRENAAMSVRRTAAVAAPVLVTVALAGSLLGAAGTVAGAKGAEAAARTGADFVITGEAGTGLRDEAVRDAVGDGATVVGSAPTAVYVVEDGTALVRSEARAVTDAAALATVSRLPVVAGDVRDLDDRSIVVNEEWERNEVGESVRVWLGDGRPVRLRIAAVLAEGTGDNGAYVTAANAGGAVVDRVEVRVAPRGSGMERAGAAAALEGRSERAGWTVRSAGEWLAANRPGTKAHTRLGFAVVLGIALVYAGISLAGTLLMATSARGAELRSLRLAGATRGQVRVVVVGEALAAIAVGVLLGVAVTAVNLAGVAGALGVLSAPVGVAVPWEVLGACVGACVGVGGVVAVASAGVR; from the coding sequence GTGCTGACTCTGTCGTCGTTGCGTACGCGGTGGGCCGCGTTGGTCGGGTCGTTCGTCGCCGTGACGGTGGGGGTCGGGGTGATGACGGCCATGGGTCTGGGGCTCGCGGCGTCGCTCGATCCGCCCGCGCGTGCGCCGGAGCGTTTCGACTCCTCCCCCGTGGTGGTGGCGGGCCAGGACAGACTCACGGTGGAGGTGCGGCGGGGCCCTGGCACGGCCAGGGTGTCGCAGAAGCTGGTCCGTCCACACCCTGTGGACAAGCGTTTGCTGGCGGAACTGCGGAAGCTGGGGCCGGTGACGACGGGCGCGGGCGGGACGGACGCGACCGACTCCGACGCGGCCGGGGCGGACACGGGCGGGGTGGACGCGGTCGGGGTGGACGCGTCCGTGGCCGAGGTGCGGGCCGTGGTCGGAGAGCGGGCGCGCGTGGTGGCCGGTGACGCCCGGCGGCAGGTGGACCCGTCGTACGAGCGGGACGCGCAGGCGCTGGTCGCCGTGAACTCGCTGCTGGGGACGGCCGGCGGGGTCGCCGCGTTCGTCTCGGTGTTCGTGACGGCGTCCACGTTCGCGTTCGTGGTGGCACTGCGCAGACGGGAGTTCGGACTGCTGCGGATGGCGGGCGCGACCCCGGGCCAGGTACGGCGGCTGCTGCTCGGCGAAGCCGTGGCGGTGGGGCTCGTGGCGTCCGGCGCCGGGTGCGCGCTGGGGGCGTGGGGGGCGCCGCTGCTGGTACGGGAGTTGGTGGACGGCGGGGTGGCGCCGTCGTGGTTCGCGGTGCCGGGCGCGGTCGTGTGGCCGTATCACCTGGCCTTCTGGACGGGGGTGTCGGTGGCCCTGGCGGGGGCGTGGGTGGCGGCGCGGCGGGCCGGGCGGACCGGGCCCGTGGAGGCGTTGCGCGAGGCGTCCGTGGACACGGGGGTGCTGCCGCTGTCCCGCCGGGTGATCGGTGGCGTGCTGCTGGTGGGTGGACTGGGGTTGCTGGCCTGGAAGGTGGGGACGGACCCCGCCGAGCTGCTGAAGCGGAAGACGTACACCACCCAGCCGATGCTGCTGATCACGGCCGTGGCCGCGCTCGCGCCGCTGCTCGTACGGCCGGTCGTACGGCTGGTGGGTGCGGCGCTGCCCGGGGCCGTCGGGCTGTTGATCAGGGAGAACGCGGCCATGTCCGTACGCCGTACCGCGGCCGTCGCCGCGCCGGTGCTGGTGACCGTCGCGCTGGCCGGATCGCTGCTGGGGGCCGCCGGGACGGTCGCCGGGGCGAAGGGCGCGGAGGCGGCGGCACGGACCGGGGCGGACTTCGTCATCACGGGTGAGGCGGGAACGGGGCTGCGGGACGAGGCGGTGCGGGACGCCGTCGGGGACGGGGCGACGGTGGTCGGGTCCGCTCCCACCGCCGTGTACGTCGTGGAGGACGGGACCGCGCTCGTGCGGTCCGAGGCGCGGGCGGTGACGGACGCGGCGGCGCTCGCGACGGTGTCGCGGTTGCCGGTGGTCGCCGGTGACGTGCGGGATCTCGACGACCGCTCGATCGTCGTGAACGAGGAGTGGGAGCGGAACGAGGTCGGCGAGAGCGTACGGGTGTGGCTCGGGGACGGACGGCCGGTACGGCTGCGGATCGCGGCGGTGCTCGCGGAGGGGACCGGGGACAACGGAGCGTATGTGACGGCCGCGAACGCGGGTGGGGCGGTGGTGGACCGGGTCGAGGTGCGGGTCGCTCCGCGCGGGAGCGGGATGGAGCGGGCCGGCGCGGCGGCGGCGCTGGAAGGGCGGTCGGAGCGGGCCGGCTGGACCGTGCGGTCGGCCGGGGAGTGGCTCGCGGCGAACCGTCCCGGCACGAAGGCGCACACCCGGCTGGGGTTTGCCGTGGTGCTGGGGATCGCGCTCGTGTACGCGGGGATCTCGCTGGCCGGGACGTTGTTGATGGCCACGTCGGCGCGGGGCGCGGAGCTGCGGTCGCTGCGGCTGGCGGGGGCGACGCGGGGGCAGGTGCGGGTGGTCGTGGTGGGTGAGGCGCTGGCCGCGATCGCGGTGGGCGTGCTGCTGGGGGTCGCGGTCACGGCGGTGAACCTGGCCGGTGTGGCGGGGGCGTTGGGGGTGCTGTCGGCGCCGGTGGGTGTGGCGGTGCCGTGGGAGGTGCTCGGCGCGTGCGTGGGGGCGTGCGTGGGAGTGGGTGGGGTGGTGGCGGTGGCGAGCGCCGGGGTGAGGTAG
- a CDS encoding Clp protease N-terminal domain-containing protein, whose amino-acid sequence MTTNPRVTSSIRLDELIEAIKKVHPEPLDQLQDAVIAADHLGDVADHLIGHFVDQARRSGASWTDIGRSMGVTRQAAQKRFVPKAENDLDASQGFSRFTPRARNVVTAAHSEGKAAGAVEGLPAHLVLGLLAEPDGLGAKALVAQGLSPEAVRDAATAVLPPAAAEVPELIPYGPDAKKVLELTFREALRLGHNYIGTEHILLALLEFENGQGVLSGLGVTKEATEANVTEALQTLQALMQEQGQGQDGKQA is encoded by the coding sequence ATGACGACGAATCCTCGAGTCACCTCCTCCATCCGTCTCGACGAACTCATCGAAGCCATCAAGAAGGTGCACCCGGAACCGCTCGACCAGCTCCAGGACGCGGTGATCGCCGCGGACCACCTCGGTGACGTGGCCGACCATCTGATCGGCCACTTCGTGGACCAGGCCCGGCGTTCGGGCGCGTCCTGGACGGACATCGGGCGGAGCATGGGGGTCACCCGACAGGCCGCGCAGAAGCGGTTCGTGCCGAAGGCCGAGAACGACCTCGACGCCAGCCAGGGCTTCAGCCGCTTCACCCCCCGCGCCCGGAACGTGGTCACGGCCGCGCACAGCGAGGGCAAGGCCGCCGGTGCCGTCGAAGGGCTGCCCGCCCACCTCGTCCTCGGGCTCCTCGCCGAGCCGGACGGGCTAGGGGCCAAGGCGCTCGTCGCCCAGGGCCTCTCCCCCGAGGCCGTACGGGACGCCGCCACCGCCGTCCTGCCGCCGGCCGCCGCCGAGGTCCCCGAGCTCATCCCCTACGGGCCCGACGCCAAGAAGGTCCTCGAACTCACCTTCCGCGAGGCCCTCCGCCTCGGCCACAACTACATCGGCACCGAGCACATCCTCCTCGCCCTCCTGGAGTTCGAGAACGGGCAGGGAGTGCTCAGCGGCCTCGGCGTCACCAAGGAGGCCACCGAGGCGAACGTGACCGAGGCGCTCCAGACACTCCAGGCCCTCATGCAGGAGCAGGGCCAGGGGCAGGACGGCAAGCAGGCATAG
- a CDS encoding bifunctional 3'-5' exonuclease/DNA polymerase has protein sequence MTDRWVLATAEDGGVEIAPLGADGLLAGAVTREPDLAEAVRRRGPQVGRWVWRSTGEVYPRLLATGVRVERCYDIEDAETLLLGHEGRLGEPRSAAAALARLRRAPVPPDPPARSADPGAQPSLFEPRPVHVPLTELVEVYADQQRRHDATAHPDRMRLLTAAESAGMLVAAEMNRAGLPWRADVHRGVLHEMLGERYAGGGEPRRLAELAEEVSQAFGRRVRPDLPADVVKAFAQAGIRIKSTRRWEIESLDHPAVKPLLAYKRLYRIWVAHGWSWLHDWVREGRFRPEFLAHGTVTGRWVTNGGGALQIPKVIRRACVADPGWRLVVADADQMEPRVLAAISRDPGLMEVAGRPTDLYQSVSDRAFSGNREHAKLAVLGAVYGQTSGDGLKNLAALRRRFPLAVRYVDDAARAGEEGRLVRTWLGRTCPPAVGASDSVGDEAGLPQDDGDPDTRERAQGDEWVPGYASTNSRARGRFARNFVVQGSAADWTLLLLAALRRALDGMAAELVFFQHDEVIVHCPEREAPAVVAAIREASELSGRLAFGETPVRFPFTTAVVECYADAK, from the coding sequence ATGACCGACCGGTGGGTGCTCGCGACGGCCGAGGACGGGGGCGTGGAGATCGCCCCGCTCGGCGCCGACGGGCTGCTCGCAGGGGCGGTGACGCGGGAGCCCGACCTTGCGGAGGCGGTTCGACGGCGCGGGCCGCAGGTGGGGCGGTGGGTGTGGCGGTCCACCGGTGAGGTGTATCCACGGCTGCTCGCCACGGGGGTGCGAGTGGAGCGGTGTTACGACATCGAGGACGCCGAGACCCTGCTGCTCGGACACGAGGGCCGACTCGGCGAACCCCGCTCCGCCGCCGCAGCGCTCGCCCGGCTCCGTCGCGCCCCCGTCCCCCCGGACCCGCCCGCGCGCTCGGCCGACCCCGGCGCCCAGCCCTCCCTGTTCGAGCCCCGCCCCGTCCATGTCCCCCTCACCGAACTGGTCGAGGTGTACGCGGACCAGCAGCGGCGGCACGACGCCACCGCCCACCCCGACCGGATGCGCCTGCTGACCGCCGCCGAGTCGGCCGGAATGCTGGTCGCCGCCGAGATGAACCGGGCGGGGCTGCCGTGGCGGGCCGACGTCCACCGTGGCGTGCTGCACGAGATGCTCGGCGAGCGGTACGCGGGCGGGGGCGAGCCACGTCGGCTCGCCGAACTCGCCGAGGAGGTGTCGCAGGCGTTCGGGCGGCGGGTGCGGCCCGATCTGCCCGCCGATGTCGTCAAGGCCTTCGCCCAGGCCGGAATCCGGATCAAGTCCACCCGGCGCTGGGAGATCGAGAGCCTCGACCATCCGGCGGTGAAGCCCCTTCTGGCATACAAGCGGCTGTACCGGATCTGGGTCGCCCACGGATGGTCCTGGCTCCACGACTGGGTCCGCGAAGGCCGCTTCCGCCCCGAGTTCCTCGCACACGGCACGGTCACCGGACGGTGGGTCACCAACGGCGGAGGCGCCCTGCAGATCCCCAAGGTGATCCGCCGCGCCTGCGTCGCCGACCCGGGCTGGCGGCTCGTCGTCGCTGACGCCGACCAGATGGAACCCCGGGTACTGGCCGCCATCTCCCGCGACCCCGGGCTGATGGAGGTCGCGGGCCGCCCCACCGACCTCTACCAGTCCGTCTCCGACCGCGCCTTCTCCGGCAACCGCGAACACGCCAAACTCGCCGTGCTCGGAGCCGTGTACGGGCAGACGTCCGGGGACGGGCTCAAGAACCTCGCCGCGCTGCGCCGACGGTTCCCGCTCGCCGTGCGGTACGTCGACGACGCGGCCCGCGCGGGCGAGGAGGGCCGGCTCGTACGGACCTGGCTCGGGCGTACGTGCCCACCGGCGGTCGGCGCCTCGGACTCGGTCGGCGACGAGGCGGGCCTCCCCCAGGACGACGGTGACCCCGACACGCGGGAGCGTGCGCAGGGCGACGAGTGGGTGCCCGGGTACGCCTCCACCAACTCCCGAGCCCGGGGCCGCTTCGCCCGTAACTTCGTCGTCCAGGGCAGCGCCGCCGACTGGACCCTGCTGCTGCTCGCGGCCCTCCGCCGCGCCCTCGACGGCATGGCGGCCGAGCTGGTCTTCTTCCAGCACGACGAGGTGATCGTGCACTGCCCGGAGCGGGAGGCGCCGGCCGTGGTGGCGGCGATCCGTGAGGCGTCGGAGCTTTCGGGGCGGCTGGCGTTCGGGGAGACGCCGGTGCGGTTTCCTTTCACTACGGCGGTGGTGGAGTGCTACGCGGATGCGAAGTGA
- a CDS encoding BTAD domain-containing putative transcriptional regulator, whose protein sequence is MRDGLRFGLLGPPVLYGTGIGAGDADATQVPGKAMGSGGGPSNRRDPAGGVRSVGSGKMRALFVALLLEPGRVVSVDTLKDVLWDAAPPPSAQASLQNHVTRLRRLLDDPERLRAIPPGYLLRVDEGELDVRVFETHVRAARAAHAERDWARTVRESTAALALWRGTPLGGLPVEEFRAQAFVQRLEEARLLLLERRYDAELHLAADRAEAEPAGAHALGALAPELAALVAEHPLREAFHRLLMLVLHRTGRQAEALAVHRDLRARLLDELGVEPGHAVREAHVEILREQPPEPRPTTPSDPPAEDLPLRPAQLPPPPAYFTGRTEVLAELRQELAGAACDETRTATPPGARGGPRAHGRPASPTAVISGMAGVGKSALALHLAHELAEHFPDGQLYINLHGATPGMTPLTPAQALAALLRDLGTAPRRIPESPDAAAALLRSTLAPTRTLMVLDDAANAAQVRPLLPAGSGCAVIVTSRSPLTALDGAHRFPLAPLSDDESAALLRAASGRAVGLDAAHPLVELTGRLPLALRVVAARLAARRALTPDALAGQLAATEGRLQHLEYDDLSVRRSLAVAHEALHASHREPDRDAAHVLSRIGALDLPAYGAPLLARLTGTDEFRAEAALDRLVDVALLEETTYGRYVPHDLVRHFARELADPADTSEAVQQALGWYAGHARQSLLVMLPPGYERDERLRTTVPVPDPGPPELTSAEEAFAWGDRELPNIVALVERCAREDGGPAAPLVLTLVRHLFPHLHRGGRLAELDVLGRHALNVARSLGDDEAEAFALTDRAGLHFMSGRASEALALNDEGLKLWRRLGVVSCVRRCLNNRGLVLASLGRYEESEETLRQSLELSRQLGDPYGEAVTFSHLGNLYKHTDARAAIAHHERSLALGEIADSLVVRHTAHCNIGYAHLRLGEPAAAVRNFEQSLRILGDEEDWQGESKSRLGLVRALRELGRPDRASEECAVLLDLAERRADQYAVGLARHQRGLLLRADGHEEEAYHEWERAQEILDDTDSTVATDLRELLKNRTP, encoded by the coding sequence ATGCGGGACGGGCTGCGGTTCGGACTGCTCGGTCCGCCGGTTCTGTACGGAACCGGCATCGGTGCCGGGGACGCGGATGCCACCCAAGTGCCCGGGAAAGCCATGGGTTCCGGCGGCGGCCCTTCGAACCGCCGCGACCCCGCTGGCGGCGTACGCTCCGTCGGCAGCGGCAAGATGCGCGCCCTGTTCGTCGCGCTGCTTCTCGAACCCGGTCGGGTCGTCTCCGTCGACACCCTGAAGGACGTGCTGTGGGACGCGGCGCCACCGCCTTCCGCGCAGGCCTCCCTGCAGAACCACGTGACCCGGCTGCGCAGGCTGCTGGACGACCCCGAGCGGCTGCGCGCGATCCCGCCGGGCTATCTGCTGCGGGTCGACGAGGGCGAGTTGGACGTCCGCGTCTTCGAGACCCACGTCCGCGCCGCCCGTGCCGCACACGCCGAGCGCGACTGGGCCCGCACCGTGCGCGAGTCCACCGCCGCGCTCGCCCTGTGGCGGGGCACACCGCTCGGGGGACTGCCGGTCGAGGAGTTCCGCGCCCAGGCGTTCGTCCAACGCCTGGAGGAGGCACGGCTGTTGCTGCTGGAGCGCCGGTACGACGCCGAACTCCACCTCGCGGCCGACAGGGCGGAGGCGGAACCCGCCGGGGCGCACGCGCTCGGCGCCCTCGCCCCCGAACTCGCCGCCCTCGTCGCCGAACACCCTCTGCGCGAGGCCTTCCACCGGCTCCTCATGCTCGTCCTGCACCGCACGGGCCGCCAGGCAGAGGCCCTCGCCGTCCACCGCGACCTCCGCGCGCGCCTCCTCGACGAACTCGGCGTGGAGCCGGGGCATGCCGTCCGCGAGGCGCACGTGGAGATCCTGCGCGAGCAGCCCCCCGAGCCCCGCCCGACGACCCCCTCCGACCCCCCTGCCGAGGATCTCCCGCTCCGCCCGGCCCAACTCCCGCCCCCTCCGGCTTATTTCACGGGCAGGACGGAGGTACTCGCGGAGCTTCGCCAGGAACTGGCCGGGGCCGCATGTGACGAGACCCGCACCGCCACTCCGCCAGGGGCGCGGGGCGGCCCCCGAGCCCACGGGCGCCCTGCTTCGCCGACGGCGGTCATCAGCGGCATGGCCGGCGTGGGCAAGAGTGCCCTCGCCCTCCACCTCGCCCATGAACTCGCCGAGCACTTCCCCGACGGCCAGCTGTACATCAACCTCCACGGCGCCACCCCGGGCATGACCCCCCTCACCCCCGCCCAGGCCCTCGCCGCCCTGCTCCGCGACCTCGGCACCGCCCCTCGCCGCATACCCGAAAGCCCGGACGCCGCCGCCGCGTTGCTCCGCTCGACCCTCGCCCCCACCCGCACCCTGATGGTCCTGGACGACGCCGCGAACGCCGCCCAGGTGCGGCCCCTCCTCCCGGCGGGCTCCGGCTGCGCGGTCATCGTGACGAGCCGCTCGCCCCTCACCGCGCTGGACGGCGCCCACCGCTTCCCGCTCGCCCCGCTGTCGGACGACGAGAGCGCTGCCCTGCTACGGGCCGCCTCGGGCCGCGCGGTGGGCCTGGACGCCGCGCACCCCCTCGTGGAACTCACCGGCCGCCTCCCGCTCGCCCTCCGCGTGGTCGCGGCCCGCCTCGCCGCCCGGCGCGCCCTCACCCCGGACGCGCTGGCCGGTCAACTGGCGGCCACGGAAGGGCGGTTGCAGCACCTCGAATACGACGACCTGAGCGTCCGCCGCTCCCTCGCCGTCGCCCACGAGGCCCTGCACGCCTCCCACCGCGAACCCGACCGCGACGCCGCCCACGTCCTGAGCCGCATCGGCGCCCTCGATCTGCCCGCCTACGGTGCGCCGCTCCTCGCCCGCCTCACCGGCACCGACGAGTTCCGCGCGGAGGCCGCCCTCGACCGCCTCGTCGACGTGGCTCTCCTGGAGGAGACGACGTACGGCCGCTACGTCCCGCACGACCTCGTGCGCCACTTCGCCCGCGAACTCGCCGACCCGGCCGACACCTCCGAGGCCGTCCAGCAGGCCCTGGGCTGGTACGCCGGACACGCCCGGCAGAGCCTGTTGGTGATGCTCCCGCCGGGTTACGAGCGCGACGAACGCCTGCGGACCACCGTGCCCGTGCCGGATCCGGGGCCCCCGGAACTCACCTCCGCCGAGGAGGCCTTTGCCTGGGGCGACCGCGAACTCCCCAACATCGTCGCCCTGGTGGAACGCTGCGCCCGGGAGGACGGTGGCCCGGCGGCGCCGCTCGTCCTCACCCTCGTCCGCCACCTCTTCCCCCATCTGCACCGGGGCGGCCGGCTGGCCGAGTTGGACGTGCTCGGACGGCACGCGCTGAACGTCGCGAGGTCCCTCGGGGACGACGAGGCCGAGGCGTTCGCCCTCACCGATCGTGCGGGGCTGCACTTCATGTCCGGCCGGGCCTCGGAGGCGCTCGCCCTCAACGACGAGGGCCTGAAGCTGTGGCGCCGCCTCGGAGTGGTGTCGTGCGTACGGCGCTGCCTGAACAACCGGGGGCTCGTACTGGCGAGCCTCGGCCGCTACGAGGAGAGCGAGGAGACGCTCCGGCAGAGCCTGGAACTGTCCCGGCAGCTCGGCGACCCCTACGGCGAGGCGGTGACCTTCAGCCACCTCGGCAACCTGTACAAACACACCGACGCGCGCGCCGCCATCGCCCACCACGAACGGAGCCTGGCGCTGGGCGAGATCGCGGACAGCCTCGTCGTACGGCACACCGCGCACTGCAACATCGGCTACGCCCACCTCCGCCTCGGCGAACCGGCCGCCGCCGTACGCAACTTCGAGCAGAGCCTGCGCATCCTCGGCGACGAGGAGGACTGGCAGGGCGAGTCCAAGTCCCGGCTCGGCCTGGTCCGGGCCCTGCGCGAACTCGGGCGCCCGGACCGCGCGTCGGAGGAGTGCGCCGTCCTCCTCGACCTCGCCGAACGCCGCGCCGACCAGTACGCCGTGGGCCTGGCCCGACACCAGCGGGGGCTGTTGCTCCGGGCCGACGGCCATGAGGAGGAGGCCTACCACGAATGGGAACGCGCCCAGGAAATCCTGGACGACACGGACTCGACGGTGGCGACGGACCTGAGAGAACTACTGAAGAACCGCACGCCGTAA
- a CDS encoding glycosyltransferase — MVEAGPRVAVAVVTMGNRPAEVDALLASVAKQDVAPARIVIVGNGCPLPEFAERLDLPGEVTLIEVDENLGCPGGRNVALERLRAFGDIDVVVELDDDGLLVDADVLRRVRDLYVADPRLGIVGFRIADEHGETQRRHVPRVGAKDPMRGGPVTGFLGGGHALSMAMLGETGDWAAEFFFAHEETDLAWRALDAGWTVLYAPELLLQHPKTSPARHAIYYRVNARNRVWLARRRLPLPLIPVHLGVWVLITLLRMRSAGGLKAWFGGFAEGWRESGGERRPMSWRTVWRLTRLGRPPIL, encoded by the coding sequence GTGGTGGAGGCCGGGCCTCGGGTCGCTGTCGCCGTGGTGACGATGGGCAATCGGCCCGCGGAGGTGGACGCGCTGCTCGCCTCCGTGGCCAAGCAGGACGTCGCGCCCGCACGCATCGTGATCGTGGGGAACGGCTGCCCGCTCCCCGAGTTCGCCGAACGGCTGGACCTGCCCGGCGAGGTCACCCTCATCGAGGTGGACGAGAACCTCGGCTGCCCAGGCGGCCGGAACGTCGCCCTGGAGCGGCTGCGCGCCTTCGGCGACATCGACGTCGTCGTCGAACTGGACGACGACGGTCTGCTCGTCGACGCCGATGTGCTGCGCCGCGTAAGGGACTTGTACGTCGCCGACCCCCGCCTCGGCATCGTCGGGTTCCGGATCGCCGACGAACACGGCGAGACCCAGCGGCGGCACGTACCGAGGGTCGGGGCGAAGGACCCGATGCGCGGAGGCCCGGTCACCGGGTTCCTCGGCGGCGGGCACGCCCTCTCCATGGCCATGCTCGGCGAGACGGGCGACTGGGCCGCCGAGTTCTTCTTCGCGCACGAGGAGACCGACCTGGCGTGGCGGGCGCTCGACGCCGGCTGGACCGTGCTGTACGCCCCCGAACTGCTCCTCCAGCACCCGAAGACCTCACCGGCCCGGCACGCCATCTACTACCGCGTCAACGCCCGCAACCGCGTCTGGCTCGCCCGCCGCCGCCTCCCGCTCCCGCTCATCCCCGTCCACCTGGGCGTGTGGGTCCTCATCACTCTGCTGCGGATGCGCTCGGCGGGCGGTCTGAAGGCCTGGTTCGGCGGCTTCGCGGAGGGCTGGCGCGAGTCGGGTGGCGAGCGCCGGCCGATGAGCTGGCGGACGGTCTGGCGCCTGACACGGCTGGGCCGCCCGCCGATCCTGTAG
- a CDS encoding DUF6000 family protein, whose amino-acid sequence MAERAARGSRVSGRFLRFEGATRRRSLHPLLADAASITDAELDAPLFEGRRPRLTATWLIGVSRRTSYRPRLGELLPAGETVYAGPGS is encoded by the coding sequence ATGGCGGAGAGAGCTGCGCGCGGGTCGCGGGTGAGTGGCCGGTTCCTGCGGTTCGAGGGGGCCACCCGAAGGCGGTCCCTGCACCCTCTGCTCGCCGACGCCGCGTCGATCACGGACGCCGAGCTGGACGCCCCGCTCTTCGAGGGCCGGCGGCCCCGCCTCACCGCCACGTGGCTGATCGGCGTATCCCGACGGACCTCCTACCGGCCCCGCCTCGGTGAACTGCTGCCGGCCGGCGAGACGGTGTACGCGGGACCGGGCTCCTGA